A part of Syngnathoides biaculeatus isolate LvHL_M chromosome 21, ASM1980259v1, whole genome shotgun sequence genomic DNA contains:
- the nat8l gene encoding N-acetylaspartate synthetase — MHCSSPKMVCETKIVADEHDAIPGSKKEPMMWSAGATSSASVEAKDVRRDAVFIREFERGDQEEVRRIFYEGIMERIPNTAFRGLGQQPQTQFLYVLLTVMCFFVTKSLMLTCCAPLALMGARYYYSGKVIHGYLDHALHTDMADIEAYYMKPAGSCFWVAVLDGRVVGIVAAQGREDDNAVELRRMSVDSRYRGKGIAKALGRRVLEFAVRNNYAAVVLGTTAVKMAAHKLYESLGFRRTGQSEDYRLPGMSRSPAERLFFQIRYSRYRLQLREE, encoded by the exons ATGCATTGTTCGTCTCCCAAAATGGTTTGCGAGACTAAAATAGTGGCGGACGAACACGATGCTATACCGGGGAGCAAAAAGGAGCCCATGATGTGGAGCGCCGGCGCCACTTCGTCCGCGTCCGTCGAGGCCAAGGACGTGAGGCGGGACGCAGTGTTCATCCGCGAGTTCGAGCGCGGCGACCAGGAGGAGGTGCGGCGCATCTTTTACGAAGGGATCATGGAGAGGATACCCAACACGGCGTTTCGGGGGCTCGGCCAGCAACCCCAAACTCAGTTTTTGTACGTGCTTCTCACAG TGATGTGCTTTTTCGTGACCAAATCCCTGATGCTGACCTGCTGCGCGCCGCTCGCGCTCATGGGCGCGCGATATTACTACAGCGGGAAAGTCATTCACGGTTACCTGGACCACGCCCTGCACACGGACATGGCCGACATAGAGGCGTATTACATGAAGCCCGCAG GTTCCTGCTTCTGGGTGGCAGTGCTGGACGGACGCGTCGTGGGCATCGTGGCGGCGCAGGGCCGCGAGGACGACAACGCGGTGGAGCTGCGCCGCATGTCCGTGGATTCTCGCTACCGCGGCAAAGGCATCGCCAAGGCCCTGGGTCGACGCGTCCTGGAGTTCGCCGTGCGCAACAACTACGCGGCGGTCGTCCTGGGCACCACGGCGGTCAAGATGGCCGCGCACAAGCTGTACGAGTCACTGGGTTTCCGACGAACTGGCCAGAGCGAGGACTACAGGCTCCCCGGGATGAGTCGCTCACCGGCGGAGAGGCTCTTCTTCCAGATCCGGTACAGCCGGTACCGCCTGCAGCTCCGTGAGGAGTGA
- the nicol1 gene encoding neuropeptide-like protein C4orf48 homolog: MASGGMMQAAMLLLAAQLVLCRGGAADVHRETGTVIPAESRPCVDCHAFEFMQRALQDLKKTAVNLDARTETLVLRAEGRALCDCMPSSLR; this comes from the exons ATGGCATCCGGAGGGATGATGCAGGCAGCGATGCTCCTGCTGGCGGCCCAGCTCGTCCTGTGCCGCGGCGGTGCCGCAGATGTGCACCGGGAGACAGGGACCGTCATCCCCGCAGAAA GTCGCCCGTGCGTCGACTGCCACGCGTTTGAGTTCATGCAGAGGGCCCTGCAGGATCTCAAAAAGACCGCCGTCAACCTGGACGCCAGG ACGGAGACGCTGGTGCTGAGAGCGGAGGGGAGGGCTCTTTGCGACTGCATGCCCAGCTCGCTGCGCTGA
- the nelfa gene encoding negative elongation factor A yields MASMKDSDTGLWLHNKLGSTDELWTPPSIASLLTVSVIDNIRLCFSSLSPPVKLKLLLGMLHLPRRTVDEMKEALSEIIQLATVDSEPWVLMVADILKSFPETGSLNLDLEEQNPNVQDILGELREKVGECEASAMLPLECQYLNKSALTTLVGPLTPPVKHFQLKRKPKSATLRAELLQKSTETAQQLKKTAGVPFHAKGRGLVKKIDTTTPLKGIPKAPFRSPTAPSMFSPPSNRTPIAPARTPLRKERGVKLLDIKELNMVGAGREAKRRRKTLDTDVDEKAAKEEAVVENTTPDYAAGLVSAQKLGALNENPLPSTSYLPATPSMVPSSSYIPSSEAQPANAGGSGWDTLQSARQPEESATAGAGAAATALPGQYKQRTPMYNASTTVNPATPTSPSTPASTPASNGPQAAATAGQPETPAQPPSAPQTPTPAPAPTPPQPQPKKNLSLTRDQMYAAQEMFKTANKVTRPEKALILGFMAGYRENPCPEQGDIIQIKLSEHTEVLPKADGTGSTTMLVDTVFEMNYSTGQWTRLKKYKPITNTS; encoded by the exons ATGGCGTCGATGAAGGACAGCGACACTGGCCTGTGGCTTCACAACAAACTGGGCTCCACGGACGAGCTGTGGACGCCGCCGAGCATCGCGTCGCTCCTCACCGTGTCCGTCATCGACAACATACGCCTGTGCTTCTCGAGCTTGTCGCCGCCTGTCAAGCTCAAGTTGCTCCTGGGGATGCTGCATCTCCCCCGGCGGACCGTGGACGAG ATGAAGGAGGCCCTCTCGGAGATAATCCAGCTGGCCACGGTGGACTCCGAGCCTTGGGTGCTGATGGTGGCAGACATCCTCAAGTCTTTCCCAGAGACGGGGTCCCTCAATCTCGACTTGGAGGAACAGAACCCAAACGTGCAGGACATCCTCGGCGAGCTCAGGGAGAAAG TCGGAGAGTGCGAGGCGTCGGCTATGCTTCCTCTGGAGTGCCAGTACCTTAACAAGAGCGCGTTAACCACACTTGTGGGACCCCTCACGCCCCCTGTGAAACATTTCCAGCTGAAGAGGAAGCCCAAGAGTGCCACCCTCAGAGCTGAGTTGCTGCAGAAAT CCACAGAGACTGCACAGCAACTGAAGAAGACTGCCGGAGTGCCTTTTCACGCCAAAGGGAGAGGTTTAGTCAAAAAGATTGACACAACCA CGCCTCTCAAAGGGATTCCCAAGGCTCCGTTTCGCAGCCCCACAGCTCCAAGTATGTTCAGCCCCCCCAGCAACCGAACACCCATCGCCCCGGCACGCACGCCCCTCCGCAAGGAGCGTGGGGTCAAG CTGTTGGATATCAAGGAGCTGAACATGGTTGGAGCCGGGAGAGAAGCAAAAAGGCGGCGAAAAACTTTGG ACACGGACGTGGATGAGAAAGCAGCCAAAGAAGAAGCAGTGGTGGAAAACACCACACCGGATTATGCCGCGGGCCTCGTGTCTGCACAG AAACTCGGGGCGCTGAACGAGAACCCGCTGCCGTCAACCAGCTACCTACCGGCAACGCCCAGCATGGTTCCTTCCTCCTCGTACATTCCCAGCTCCGAGGCTCAGCCAG CGAACGCGGGCGGGTCCGGCTGGGACACGTTGCAGTCGGCTCGCCAACCGGAGGAGTCGGCGACGGCGGGCGCGGGTGCCGCCGCCACCGCGCTCCCGGGCCAGTACAAGCAGAGGACGCCGATGTACAACGCGAGCACCACGGTGAACCCGGCGACCCCTACGTCGCCCAGCACGCCCGCCTCCACTCCCGCCAGCAACGGGCCGCAGGCGGCCGCCACCGCTGGCCAGCCCGAGACGCCCGCTCAGCCCCCCAGCGCGCCTCAGACCCCGACGCCCGCGCCGGCGCCCACGCCGCCACAACCTCAGCCCAAAAAGAATCTCTCGCTGACG AGGGACCAGATGTACGCAGCTCAGGAGATGTTCAAGACCGCCAACAAGGTCACCAGGCCGGAGAAGGCCCTCATCTTGGGCTTTATGGCCGGATACAGAG AGAACCCGTGCCCAGAGCAGGGTGACATCATCCAGATCAAGCTGAGCGAGCACACGGAGGTGCTGCCCAAAGCGGACGGCACCGGCAGCACCACCATGCTGGTGGACACGGTCTTCGAAATGAACTACTCGACGGGTCAGTGGACTCGCCTGAAAAAGTACAAGCCCATCACCAACACCTCCTGA
- the faah2b gene encoding fatty-acid amide hydrolase 2-B, with protein sequence MTLSGMEWLQKWIYDAFLAICFAVYRFVYERPTENKRRRIPPVGNPLLGVSATQLAGRIRRREVSSVEVTQAYIDRIQQVNPLVNAVVKDRFSAALQEAAQVDKLIDEEPGGEEVLADRLPFLGVPLSVKESFGVQGMPHTSGIVSRRGVVASADAPPVALLKRAGAIPLDVTNTSEGCMWAESHNHLYGVTSNPYDLERMPGGSSGGEGSLLAAAGAVIGLGSDIGGSIRMPCFFNGVFGHKTSAGVVSNENQYPPCTGRHDEYNSTGPMCRYAEDLLPMLKIMAGPNAHMLSLNEKVELKKLRFFTVPDDGGSPLTSPVSEELRQIQRKVVERLEADLGVSIQEVRFPELRYSFRIWDAFMGLPDKEGKPPVPFAAELGEPGRPVWPVWEALKSMLGKSDHTVAAISLALLEKRPASASAFLVGVKEKLQKDVEELLGSDGVLFYPSHPRVAPKHHHALFRPLDFAYTGIFNILGLPVTQCPLGLNEEGLPLGVQVVGGKLLDRLPLAVALYLEGAFGGWREPKANVREMRMV encoded by the exons ATGACTCTCAGCGGCATGGAATGGCTCCAGAAATGGATCTACGACGCGTTCCTGGCCATCTGTTTCGCCGTCTACCGCTTCGTGTACGAAAGACCCACCGAGAATAAGAGAAGAAGGATCCCGCCGGTCGGCAACCCGCTCCTGGGGGTTTCGGCGACCCAACTCGCCGGGAGGATCCGGCGACGAGAG GTTTCCAGTGTGGAAGTGACGCAGGCTTACATCGACCGAATCCAGCAAGTCAACCCTTTGGTCAATGCGGTGGTGAAAGACAG GTTTTCCGCCGCACTCCAAGAAGCGGCCCAGGTCGATAAGCTGATCGACGAGGAACCGGGCGGCGAGGAGGTGCTGGCGGATCGGCTGCCTTTCCTCGGCGTCCCTCTCTCGGTCAAAGAGTCCTTCGGTGTCCAGG GCATGCCGCACACTTCCGGCATCGTGTCCAGGCGAGGGGTCGTGGCGTCGGCCGACGCGCCGCCCGTGGCCCTGCTCAAGAGGGCCGGCGCCATCCCACTGGACGTCACCAACACCAGCGAGGGCTGCATGTGGGCCGAGTCGCACAATCACCTCTACGGCGTCACCAGCAACCCGTACGACCTGGAGAGGATGCCGGGAGGGAGCTCGG GCGGCGAGGGCAGCTTGCTGGCCGCGGCAGGCGCCGTGATCGGCCTGGGCTCGGACATCGGCGGCAGCATCCGCATGCCGTGCTTCTTCAACGGCGTATTCGGCCATAAGACCAGCGCGG GCGTGGTGTCCAACGAGAACCAGTACCCCCCGTGCACGGGCAGACACGACGAGTACAACAGCACGGGACCCATGTGCCGCTACGCGGAGGACCTGCTGCCCATGCTGAAAATCATGGCGGGACCCAACGCGCACAT GTTGTCCCTGAACGAGAAAGTGGAGCTCAAGAAGCTCCGCTTCTTCACCGTCCCAGACGACGGCGGTTCTCCTCTGACGTCTCCGGTCAGCGAAGAACTCAGACAAATCCAGAGGAAG GTGGTGGAGCGCCTGGAAGCGGATCTCGGGGTGTCGATCCAAGAGGTGCGCTTCCCCGAGCTTCGCTACAGCTTCCGGATCTGGGACGCCTTCATGGGTCTCCCGGACAAAGAGGGCAAG CCTCCGGTTCCGTTCGCCGCGGAGCTGGGAGAGCCCGGCCGGCCCGTGTGGCCCGTGTGGGAGGCGCTGAAAAGCATGCTGGGAAAATCTGACCACACCGTCGCTGCCATTA GTCTCGCCCTTTTGGAGAAGAGGCCAGCGTCCGCATCCGCCTTCCTTGTCGGCGTGAAGGAGAAGCTCCAGAAGGACGTGGAGGAGCTCCTGGGAAGTGACGGGGTGCTTTTTTACCCGTCGCATCCCAGGGTGGCCCCGAAGCACCACCACGCGCTTTTCCGACCGCTTGACTTTGCCTACACTG GGATCTTCAATATTCTGGGTCTGCCGGTCACCCAGTGCCCTCTGGGCCTGAATGAGGAGGGTCTGCCCTTGGGCGTGCAGGTGGTGGGCGGGAAGCTGCTGGACCGGCTGCCCCTGGCCGTGGCTCTCTACCTGGAGGGGGCCTTCGGGGGCTGGAGGGAGCCCAAAGCTAATGTCCGCGAGATGAGGATGGTGTAG
- the tesk1b gene encoding dual specificity testis-specific protein kinase 1 produces the protein MERSEQESDAEPPMHSVHGANRARPSSYRALRSAVSSLARLDDFTCEKIGAGFFSEVFKVQHRVSGQVMALKMNILASNRANMLREVQLMNRLSHPNILRFIGVCVHEGQLHALTEYINGGNLEQLLDSDVHLSWGARRALALDIARGLRYLHAKGIFHRDLTSKNCLVRWEGGVCSAVVGDFGLAEKIPAYSEEADQEPLAVVGSPYWMAPEVLRGELYNEKVDVFAYGIILCEVIARIQADPDILPRTEDFGLHVEAFTQMVGDCPANFLNLAIVCCNMRAEERPSFSQIAADLERTRREDEPAVAEWSPLAGPPGRRSSGPPSDPRLSRSKSDMLRLAAVPSPPPTRVNPFSRRDDLKGGKIKLYDTPSKSVISLTFALPPPPDSRRGDLPLGRLRRSHSLPCTLPAAPPPHLCDCEMHGGGDSGLPLSLEPLSLDQEKGEVVPMDCTSSPDTLDGSSSSSYSKLSSPPADASTPSQSSSGPFVNGWSQLSHLDNSKVVLSGPMGWSAAPAGANNNGCHSPPSEPDAQSPDQDEVLSCPGCCLASLRFSSACLRTPQRNAYKNLNGDQAASRGLLSPKSLPPSPTPAAAHLGPK, from the exons ATGGAGAGGTCGGAGCAGGAGAGCGACGCCGAGCCTCCCATGCACAGCGTGCACGGCGCCAATCGGGCTCGTCCGTCGTCCTACCGGGCCCTGCGCAGCGCCGTGTCCAGCCTGGCCCGTTTGGACGACTTCACCTGCGAGAAGATAGGCGCCGGGTTCTTCTCCGAAGTGTTCAAG GTGCAGCATCGCGTGTCGGGCCAGGTGATGGCGCTGAAAATGAACATCCTCGCCAGCAACCGGGCCAACATGCTCAGGGAGGTCCAGCTCATGAACAGACTGTCACACCCGAACATCCTCAG gtttATCGGCGTGTGCGTCCACGAGGGGCAACTCCATGCGCTCACCGAG TACATCAACGGCGGCAACCTGGAGCAGCTGCTGGACAGCGACGTGCACCTGTCGTGGGGCGCGCGGCGCGCCCTGGCGCTGGACATCGCCCGCGGCCTGCGCTACCTGCACGCCAAGGGCATCTTCCACCGCGACCTCACTTCCAAG AACTGCCTGGTGCGCTGGGAAGGCGGCGTGTGCTCCGCCGTGGTGGGAGACTTCGGCTTGGCGGAGAAAATCCCGGCTTACAG cgaAGAAGCGGACCAGGAGCCTTTGGCCGTGGTGGGCTCCCCCTACTGGATGGCTCCGGAGGTGCTTCGCGGTGAGCTGTACAATGAAAAG GTGGACGTGTTTGCGTACGGCATAATCCTGTGTGAAGTCATTGCAAGGATACAGGCGGACCCTGACATCTTACCACGCACTGAG GACTTTGGTCTGCACGTGGAGGCCTTCACGCAGATGGTCGGCGATTGCCCGGCAAACTTCCTGAATCTGGCCATCGTCTGCTGTAAT ATGAGGGCCGAGGAGCGGCCGTCCTTCTCCCAGATCGCCGCTGACCTGGAGCGGACGCGGCGGGAAGACGAGCCGGCGGTCGCCGAGTGGTCACCGCTTGCCGGCCCCCCGGGGAGGCGCTCTTCGGGTCCGCCGTCAGACCCCCGCCTCTCCCGGAGCAAATCGGACATGCTGCGCCTTGCCGCCGTCCCCTCGCCGCCGCCCACGCGGGTCAACCCCTTCTCCCGGCGCGATGACCTGAAAGGAGGCAAGATCAAACTGTACGATACCCCCAGCAAGTCGGTCATATCTCTCACTTtcgcgctgccgccgccgcccgacTCCCGCCGCGGCGATCTGCCCCTCGGGCGTCTTCGCCGCAGCCATTCCCTCCCGTGCACGCTGCCCGCCGCCCCGCCGCCCCACCTGTGCGACTGCGAGATGCACGGCGGGGGCGACTCGGGGCTCCCCTTGTCCCTCGAGCCCCTCTCTCTGGACCAAGAGAAGGGCGAGGTTGTGCCTATGGACTGCACCAGCTCACCAGATACTCTGGATGGCTCTTCTTCGTCGTCTTATTCCAAACTCTCCTCCCCTCCAGCCGACGCCTCCACCCCCTCGCAATCCTCCTCGGGGCCCTTTGTCAACGGGTGGTCCCAGCTGTCTCACCTGGACAATAGCAAAGTGGTCCTCAGCGGCCCTATGGGCTGGAGCGCCGCCCCCGCAGGCGCGAACAACAACGGTTGCCACTCCCCCCCcagcgagcccgacgcgcagtcCCCGGACCAGGACGAGGTCCTCTCGTGTCCGGGGTGCTGTCTGGCGAGCCTGCGCTTCTCCTCGGCGTGCCTCCGGACGCCGCAGAGGAACGCGTACAAGAACCTGAACGGGGACCAGGCCGCGTCGCGTGGGCTGCTGAGTCCCAAGAGCCTGCCGCCCTCTCCCACGCCGGCCGCCGCCCACCTGGGGCCCAAATAA
- the gmpr2 gene encoding GMP reductase 2: protein MPRIENDIKLDFKDVLLRPKRSTLKSRSEVDLLRSFTFRNSKGSYTGIPIIAANMDTVGTFEMARALSNFSIFTAVHKHYSADDWRGFAAKHPECLENVAVSTGTGDADFDKMSSILAAVPQLRYICVDVANGYSEHFVHFVRDVRQKFPSHTIMAGNVVTGEMVEELILAGADIIKVGIGPGSVCTTRKKTGVGYPQLSAVIECADAAHGLNGHIISDGGCTCPGDVSKAFGAGADFVMLGGMLAGHSESGGETIEKLGKKYKLFYGMSSEVAMKKHAGVLAEYRASEGKTVEVPFKGPVEATMRDILGGVRSTCTYVGAAKLKELSRRTTFIRVTQQLNTVFGNDG, encoded by the exons ATGCCTCGCATCGAGAATGACATCAAGTTGGACTTCAAGGATGTGCTCCTCCGACCCAAGCGGAGCACCCTCAAATCGAGGAGCGAG GTGGACCTGCTGAGGAGCTTCACCTTCAGGAACTCCAAGGGAAGCTACACCGGCATCCCCATCATCGCCGCCAACATGGACACCGTGGGCACCTTCGAGATGGCCCGGGCTCTGAGCAAC TTCAGCATCTTCACCGCTGTCCATAAGCATTACTCCGCGGACGACTGGCGGGGGTTTGCGGCCAAGCACCCGGAATGCCTGGAG aacgTCGCGGTCAGCACCGGCACCGGCGACGCGGACTTCGACAAGATGTCCAGCATCTTGGCAGCCGTGCCGCAGCTGCGGTACATCTGCGTGGACGTGGCCAACGGCTACTCGGAGCATTTCGTGCACTTCGTCAGGGACGTCCGGCAGAAGTTCCCCTCGCACACCATCATG GCCGGAAACGTCGTGACAGGAGAGATGGTGGAGGAGCTGATCCTGGCCGGCGCGGACATCATCAAAGTGGGCATCGGACCAG GCTCCGTCTGCACGACTCGCAAGAAGACGGGCGTGGGGTACCCGCAGCTCAGCGCGGTGATCGAGTGCGCCGACGCAGCCCACGGCCTGAACGGCCACATCATCTCG GACGGGGGATGCACTTGCCCGGGAGATGTCTCAAAGGCTTTCG GCGCCGGAGCGGACTTCGTGATGCTGGGGGGCATGCTGGCCGGCCACTCCGAGAGCGGCGGCGAGACCATCGAGAAGCTCGGCAAGAAGTACAAGCTGTTCTACGGCATGAGCTCGGAAGTAGCCATGAAGAAGCACGCCGGCGTCCTGGCTGAGTACAG AGCGTCTGAGGGCAAGACTGTGGAAGTGCCGTTCAAAGGTCCCGTGGAGGCGACGATGCGCGACATCTTGGGCGGGGTCCGCTCCACGTGCACCTACGTGGGGGCGGCCAAGCTGAAGGAGCTGAGCCGCAGGACCACCTTCATCCGGGTCACCCAGCAGCTCAACACCGTTTTCGGCAACGACGGCTGA
- the cideb gene encoding cell death activator CIDE-B isoform X1: MDTSSLIKSVTKRMWSPHQRPFRVRSHRREAKKGITAGTLEELKERVRLALSLASLASLVCEEDGTEVDSDDFLATLPDNAAMVALEPGQAWQPAPGTAVARCQDKTKSKAGKDIASVTLDLYKMNPKDVFGSLSVKATFQGLYSVSADFQCLGPKKVLREALRIASALLSAAGHLLLTSSSIIRRVIEGAELWQTPKRAYLN; encoded by the exons ATGGACACATCGTCGTTgattaa GTCGGTCACCAAGCGGATGTGGTCGCCGCACCAGCGTCCGTTCAGGGTGCGCAGTCACCGGAGAGAGGCAAAGAAGGGGATCACGGCGGGGACTCTGGAGGAGCTGAAAGAGAGG GTCCGCCTGGCGTTGTCGCTGGCGTCGTTGGCGTCGCTGGTCTGCGAGGAGGACGGCACGGAGGTGGACTCGGACGACTTTCTGGCGACTCTGCCCGACAACGCCGCCATGGTGGCCCTGGAGCCCGGACAGGCGTGGCAACCCGCACCG GGCACGGCCGTGGCCAGATGTCAAGACAAGACCAAGTCCAAAGCGGGAAAAGACATCGCCAGCGTCACTTTGGACCTTTACAAAATGAATCCCAAGGACGTGTTCGGCTCTCTGAGCGTCAAGGCCACTTTTCAAGGCCTGTACTCGGTGAGCGCCGACTTCCAGTGTCTGGGACCCAAGAAAGTCCTCAG gGAAGCCCTCCGCATCGCCTCCGCCCTCCTTAGCGCCGCCGGCCACCTGCTCCTCACATCCTCCTCCATCATCCGTCGCGTCATTGAGGGCGCCGAGCTCTGGCAGACGCCAAAGAGGGCTTATCTTAATTGA
- the cideb gene encoding cell death activator CIDE-B isoform X2, with translation MWSPHQRPFRVRSHRREAKKGITAGTLEELKERVRLALSLASLASLVCEEDGTEVDSDDFLATLPDNAAMVALEPGQAWQPAPGTAVARCQDKTKSKAGKDIASVTLDLYKMNPKDVFGSLSVKATFQGLYSVSADFQCLGPKKVLREALRIASALLSAAGHLLLTSSSIIRRVIEGAELWQTPKRAYLN, from the exons ATGTGGTCGCCGCACCAGCGTCCGTTCAGGGTGCGCAGTCACCGGAGAGAGGCAAAGAAGGGGATCACGGCGGGGACTCTGGAGGAGCTGAAAGAGAGG GTCCGCCTGGCGTTGTCGCTGGCGTCGTTGGCGTCGCTGGTCTGCGAGGAGGACGGCACGGAGGTGGACTCGGACGACTTTCTGGCGACTCTGCCCGACAACGCCGCCATGGTGGCCCTGGAGCCCGGACAGGCGTGGCAACCCGCACCG GGCACGGCCGTGGCCAGATGTCAAGACAAGACCAAGTCCAAAGCGGGAAAAGACATCGCCAGCGTCACTTTGGACCTTTACAAAATGAATCCCAAGGACGTGTTCGGCTCTCTGAGCGTCAAGGCCACTTTTCAAGGCCTGTACTCGGTGAGCGCCGACTTCCAGTGTCTGGGACCCAAGAAAGTCCTCAG gGAAGCCCTCCGCATCGCCTCCGCCCTCCTTAGCGCCGCCGGCCACCTGCTCCTCACATCCTCCTCCATCATCCGTCGCGTCATTGAGGGCGCCGAGCTCTGGCAGACGCCAAAGAGGGCTTATCTTAATTGA